From a region of the Chitinophaga caseinilytica genome:
- the dnaG gene encoding DNA primase, translating to MISQATIQTILHRIDIIDVVGAFVKLKKRGANYMGLCPFHNEKSPSFTVSGTKEIYKCFGCGKSGNAINFVMEHEKYSYVEAIRWLGQRYQVEIEETEVSPEVKQRQQMADSLFIINNFARDYFVKTLFETDEGQNVGLSYFEERGFSEEIVRKFQLGYALNLREAFVREAQHKGYNLEYLQKTGLVTVRNDQPIDNYRGRVIFPIHNQSGKVLGFGARILVKSDRAPKYINSPENDIYVKSKVLYGTYFARHAIDKLDECLLVEGYTDVISLHQAGIENVVASSGTSLTTDQLRLIKKYTNNLTILYDGDNAGVKAALRGLDMAIEEGLNVKLALIPDNEDPDSYVRKIGAEGFRQFIADNKQDFVLFKLHVSMKEAGNDTTRKSQLVNEIAETIARIDKVEDFTRQQDYIRQCSQLLKIDEERLVDLVNKFIRERLSKQALNEQNSNKKKGGFDAPPPDDGPSLAEMYPEYFPDGAEAPAASTENIFNTSERQERELIKILLRFGDKLFDDEQQTTVADYIFHLPYDFESLSENEIVKRILREYKEHYDQGSIPDKKLFLYHPDNDVARNVAIILEDKEAELSAAWRERFEIKTVYGDDAFRRDTVSTTNYLIIRKIQKLIAENQQEMQTATDFEAQIRCLEMDKHLKQIMKELTETVGTVIFK from the coding sequence TTGATCTCCCAGGCTACCATACAAACCATCCTCCACCGCATCGATATCATCGATGTGGTAGGCGCATTCGTGAAACTGAAGAAAAGAGGCGCCAACTACATGGGCCTCTGTCCTTTCCACAACGAAAAATCGCCCTCGTTCACCGTTTCCGGCACCAAGGAAATCTATAAATGCTTCGGCTGCGGCAAAAGCGGGAACGCCATCAACTTCGTCATGGAGCACGAAAAGTACTCCTATGTGGAAGCCATCCGGTGGCTGGGGCAACGTTACCAGGTGGAAATCGAGGAAACGGAAGTAAGCCCCGAAGTGAAGCAGCGGCAGCAAATGGCCGACAGCCTCTTCATTATCAACAACTTCGCGCGGGATTATTTCGTCAAAACCCTTTTCGAGACCGACGAAGGCCAGAACGTAGGCCTTTCCTATTTCGAAGAACGCGGGTTTTCGGAGGAGATCGTCCGCAAATTCCAGCTGGGGTACGCGCTGAACCTCCGGGAGGCTTTCGTCCGCGAAGCGCAGCACAAAGGCTACAACCTGGAATACCTCCAGAAAACGGGCCTCGTGACCGTCCGCAACGATCAGCCGATAGACAACTACCGCGGCCGCGTCATCTTCCCCATCCACAACCAGAGCGGTAAAGTGCTCGGGTTCGGCGCGCGCATCCTCGTCAAATCCGACCGCGCACCCAAATACATCAACTCCCCGGAAAACGATATTTACGTCAAAAGCAAGGTGCTGTACGGCACCTACTTCGCCCGGCACGCCATCGACAAACTCGATGAATGCCTGCTGGTAGAAGGCTATACCGACGTCATCTCCCTGCACCAGGCCGGTATCGAAAACGTGGTAGCCTCTTCCGGCACATCGCTCACCACCGACCAGCTGCGGCTCATCAAGAAATACACCAACAACCTCACCATCCTGTACGATGGCGACAATGCCGGTGTGAAAGCCGCCCTCCGCGGGCTGGACATGGCCATCGAAGAAGGCCTGAACGTGAAGCTTGCCCTTATCCCCGATAACGAAGACCCCGACAGCTACGTCCGGAAGATCGGCGCGGAAGGTTTCCGGCAGTTCATAGCGGATAACAAACAGGATTTCGTCCTCTTCAAACTGCACGTTTCCATGAAGGAAGCGGGCAACGATACCACGCGCAAATCGCAACTCGTGAACGAGATCGCGGAAACCATCGCGCGGATCGATAAAGTCGAGGATTTCACCCGCCAGCAGGACTACATCCGCCAGTGCAGCCAGTTGCTGAAGATCGACGAAGAAAGGCTGGTAGACCTGGTCAACAAATTCATCCGCGAACGCCTTTCCAAACAGGCGCTCAACGAACAGAACAGCAACAAGAAAAAAGGCGGGTTCGATGCGCCGCCACCGGACGACGGTCCGTCCCTGGCCGAAATGTACCCCGAGTACTTCCCCGACGGAGCGGAAGCGCCGGCCGCGTCTACCGAAAACATTTTCAATACCTCCGAACGCCAGGAGCGCGAGCTCATCAAGATCCTGCTGCGGTTCGGCGATAAACTGTTCGACGACGAACAGCAGACCACCGTGGCGGATTATATCTTCCACCTCCCCTACGATTTCGAATCGCTGTCGGAAAACGAAATCGTGAAACGCATCCTGCGGGAATACAAGGAGCACTACGACCAGGGCTCCATTCCCGATAAAAAACTCTTCCTCTACCACCCGGACAATGACGTGGCGCGCAACGTGGCCATCATCCTCGAAGACAAGGAAGCCGAGCTGAGCGCCGCCTGGAGAGAGCGTTTCGAGATCAAGACCGTGTATGGCGACGATGCTTTCCGGCGCGATACCGTGAGCACCACCAATTACCTCATCATCCGCAAAATCCAGAAATTGATCGCAGAAAACCAGCAGGAAATGCAGACGGCGACCGATTTCGAGGCGCAGATCCGCTGCCTGGAGATGGACAAACATCTCAAGCAGATCATGAAGGAACTGACGGAAACGGTGGGCACGGTGATCTTCAAATAA